The Amycolatopsis sp. DG1A-15b genome contains the following window.
TGCACCGGGATCCCGGGGGTGCGGGCGCGCGGGTCGTCGATCCGGACGGCCGTCCGGTCCCCGCCGTCACCGACGCGGTCGTGCGGCACCCCGACGGCTCGCTCGCCGAAATCACGCTGACGTTCCTCGCGACCGCGGTGCCCGCGCTCGGCTACCGGGTCTACCGGATCCTCGACGCGGCCACCGTGCCGCCCGGCTGGACGGTCCGCCCGGGTCCGCCGTCGATCGAGAACGACGTCTTCGCCGTCGAAGCCGACCCCGCGCGCGGGGGTGCGCTCGAGCGCGTCCGCGACCGGCGCAGCGGCCGGGAGCTGCTGCGGGAGGGCGGGCTCGCCGCCGGGCTGGTGGTGCAGGACGAGCACGCCGAGCACCCGGTGTGGGGCGAGGGCCCCTGGCACCTGCTGCCGAAGGGGCCCGGCCACGGTCCCGGTGCGGCGGACGTCGTCGTCGAGACCAGCCCGCTGGGGGAGCGGCTCGTCGCGACCACGGCTCTGGACGACCTGCGGATCACCCAGCGCACGACGTTGTGGCGCGGAGTGTCCCGAGTGGACGTTCGCACCGAGGTCGACGGCTCGTTGGGGCAGGACCGGCTCCTGCGGGCGCGGTTCGATTTCGCCGTCCCCGGCGCCCTGCCGGTGGCCGAGGTCGGCTTCGGTGCGATCGGCCGCTCGTTCGGCTTCCCCGACGTCGACGCGGCCGAGCACCTCTGGACGCTGGACAGCCCGGCCCACACCTGGGCCGGGCTGTCGGCGACCGCCCGCGTCACGCTCACCCGCGACGACGGCACCCGGAGCACGCACGCCATCGGTGTCGCCGAAGTGGTCGAGCCCCTCACGTCCGGGCTCGAGGTCCGGGCACTGGTGGCGGCGCTGGCCGCGAAGGGCGTCACGGCGACCTGCACCCGCCCCGGCGGCCCGCGCTACGGCGCCCTGGACGCCGACTCGAACCTCCCCGACGTCCGGATCGTGGCCGGCGCGGACAACCCGTTCGCCGCCGAGGTCCTCGCCTCCGCCGAGCCCGGGTACCGGGAGACCCTGGAACGCCACGGCCGGGTGTTCGTCCCGGCGACCCGGACCCGGCGCGAAGCCTGGGTACCCGACGCCGATCTCCGGGGACCGCGGGACCTGCCGGTGGTGATCATCGGCGACGTCAAGGCGGCCATCGCCGAACTGCGTGCCGATGCCGCCCTCGACGTGCGGGTTCCCGACGGGCTGGCCGGCACCGCCGAACCCGCCGACAGCTACTCCGTCGCGGTCGTCAACCACGGCACGCCCGGGTTCGTGGTCGACCCGGGTGGCACGCTGCACCTGTCGCTGATGCGCTCGTGCAGCGGCTGGCCCAGCGGCGTGTGGATCGACGGTGAACGCCGGACCGCGCCGGACGGTTCCAGCTTCGCGTGGCAGCACTGGACCCACACGTTCGATTTCGCGATCGTCGCCGGGGGAGGGGACTGGCGGGCCGCCGGTTTCCCGCGCGGTGCCCAGGAAGCCGTGCACCCGCTCCAGGCCCGTCAGGTATCCGCCACCGAAGGCGCGCTGCCGCCCACGCTGAGCTTGATCTCGGTCGGGCCCGCCGAAGTCGTGCTGACCGCGGCGAAACCCGCGGGCAACCCCCTGGCCTCGGGGTCGGTGATCCCTCCCGCGGACGCGATCACCTTGCGGGTGTACGAATCGACCGGGTCCGCGGCCACGGCGTCGATCGCGCTGCACGGCGGGATTCGTGCGGCCTGGCGCACCGACCTCCTCGAGGAGCGAGGCGAACCGGTCGACGTCGACGACGGACGCGCGCGCGTCGAACTGGGGGCCGCGGACGTGGCGACCCTCCGGCTGGAACCCGCCACCCGCATGGGAACCGGCCGGGAAATCGCCACGGAACCCGTGCAGCCGATCCACACCCGGTACTGGCTGCACAACGAAGGCCCGGCACCGATCGGCAACCTGCCGGTGAGCGTGCACGTGGCGCCGACCAGGCTGACGCTCGACGACGGGCGAGCCCGGTTGGACGTCACGGTGAGCTGCAGCGGCCGTCCGGCTCGCGGCCGTGCCGAACTGGAGCTGCCCCTGGGCTGGCGGACCGAGCCGGTTCCGGACCTGGGCTACGACCTCGAGCCGGGGGAGCACGCGAAAACCACGGTCGAGGTGCGGGGTCCGGACACGCCCGGCCGGTACCTGCTCGCCGCCCGGATCACCGACGACCACGGGCAAATCCTCGAAGACACGGCCGAAATCCTGATCGGAGCGCCGCCGCCGCACGACGACCTGGTCGACGTCGAACTCCCGCCCGGCCCGATCATCGTCGGACCGGGCGGCGGCGCCGAATTGCCGGTGTCGTTGACGAACCTGGCCCAGAGCGAAATCCGGGGCGGGGTCGCGGCGATCAGCCCGTTCGGCACCTGGGCGGGTGAGCTGGCGATCGGCCCACGGGCGCAGCCGTTCCGGCTCGAGGCCGGCGCGAGCATCACCACGGCGATCACCGTTCGCGCGGGGCACACGGCCCGGCGCGGGGCGCACTGGTGGGTGCTCGTCCGCGTGACCGCCCACGGGCGGCTCGTGTACAGCCCCGCCGTCGAAGTCCGGATCGAGTGAATTCGTCGAATTCGTGATACCCCCGAAAAAGATCAGGTTACTGCCCGGCGAATTACTCCGGACGCTCCTTGACCGGGGGGCCGCCCGGCGCTGATCATTCCCGCATCGATTCCCCGCGCGCTTTTCCGGCCACGCGGGCCTTCCCAGGAGAACCAGTTGAGCCTCGCGCCCTTGGACCGGCGGACCTTCCTGCGCTGGTCCGCGCTCGTGCCCGCCGTCGCCGCCGTGCCCGCCGTGCTGGGCGTGCCCGCGTGGGCGGAGGAGACGACGGCCTTCGTCGACACCTACCGCACGAACGTCCCGGCGAACCACACCCCGGAGACCAACGCCGCGGTCCGGATCCTGAGCGGGATGCAGCGGATCTGGCGTACCGGATCCACTTGGGACAGTGGTGTCGTGCTCGACGCGGCGGTGCTGCGCGCGAACGTCCGGCACTGCGTCGCCGTCACCCGCCACCGGACCGACGCCGAAGCCGAGCGCGCCTTCGTCTACGACCGCCAGCACCAGTCCTACGCCGCCATCGGCGGCCTCGGCCCCCTGGCCGACCTCTACCGCAGCGGCGCCAAGGCCGTCACGGGCATCACCACCGCGCCCGACGGCACGCCGCCGGCCAAGATCGACGACGCCGTCCCGCCGAACGCCCCGGCGGGCTCGGCGCTCGGTGCCGGTTCGCACGACTCGGAGCTCGGCCTGGTGGCCACGCTCGTCGACACCGTCCGCGGGAACTTCGCTTCGGGCAACCCGAGCAAGGCCGCCTACCAGTACCCGCGGCCGTGGCGGCTGACCGCGGACAGCCGGGTCGAGGACACCGGCCGGACCGACGCGCTCGGGTTCCCGGTCTACCGGTCCGACGTGGTCGTCGCACCGCAGCTGCTGCGGCAGCGCAGTACGAACCCGGCCGACGACGGCGGGTTCCCCAGCGGCCACACCAACGCGTTCCACCTGGCTTGCCTCGCCCTGGCCTACGCGGTCCCGGAGCGGTTCCAGGAGCTGGTGGCGCGGGCCTACGACCTGGCCGACACGCGGATCGTCGCCGGGATGCACTCGCCGGTGGACGTGATCGGCGGCCGGACCCTGGCCACCGCGCTCACCGCGGCGACGCTGGCCGACCCGGAGAACGCGGCGCTCAAGACGGCGGCGCGCGAGCAGGCGCTGAAGTACTTCACCGCGAAGACCGGCACGACGGCGGACACGCTGTTCGCCCGGGCACACACCGGCGCCGACGAATACGGCGACCGCCGGGCCAACGCCGCGATGGTCGCGCGCCGGGCGACCTACGGGCTGCCGGACCGCGACACGCGCGTGGCGATGCGGGTGCCGAAGGGCGCCGAGGTGCTCCTCGAGACGCGGCTGCCGTACCTCGACGCGGCGCAGCGGCGGGAAGTCCTGCGCACCACGGCGTTCCCGGCCGGGAACCCCCTGCTCGACGGCCCCGAGCTTTGGGGACGGCTGAACCTCTTCGCCGCGGCCGACGGCTACGGCGCGTTCGACACCGGCGTCCGCGTCACGATGGACGCCACGCGCGGCGGGTTCGCCGCCGACGACAGCTGGCGCAACGACATCGGCGGCGCGGGCGGGCTCGTCAAGGCGGGTACCGGGACGCTGACCCTCGCCGGGGCCAACAGCTACCGCGGCGGCACCCGCGTCGAAGCGGGCACGCTGGTCGCCGCGACGCCGGGCGCGCTGGGCACCGGCGACGTCGAACTCGCCGGTGGCGTGCTGCGCGCGTCCGGTCTCCGGGCCGGCGGCTACCACCAGACGGGCGGCACGCTGTCCGTCGCCGCCGGAGCGGCGCTGCTCGTGCGCGGCGAGGCCACGCTGGAGCGCGGCGCCCTGGAGCTCCGGGTGACCGGCTCCTGCCCGGCGCACGAGGTCGACGTGCTGTGCGCCCGGCGGCTGCGCGGCCGGTTCTCCGCCATCCGAGTCGACCGCCCGGGGTACCGGGTGGTTCCGCGTTACACGTCCACCGGTTTGTCCGTCCGAATCCTGCGGGAGTTCTCGTGAAGAAACGCCTGGCCGTGCTGGCGCTCGCCGCCGCGGTGTCCACAGTGGTCAGTCCGGCGGCCGCGCACGCCGCCGACGGCGGCGGCAGCTTCTCGGTCCTGAGCTACAACGTCGCCGGCCTGCCCGAGAGCATCTCGAGCGCGCCGACGCCGCGTGACCCCGCGACGACGGCGATCGGGCAGCGGATCGCTCCCTACGACGTCGTGCACGTCGAGGAGGACTTCAACTACCACGCCAAGCTCTACGCCGCGGACAACCACCCGTACCGCACGCCCACCAGCGGCGGCGCCGGCTTCGGCAGCGGCCTGAACACGCTGTCCACGCTGCCGTACGACGGCGACGACTTCGAGCGCGTCCGCTGGACGTCCTGCCAGGTCGACTCCGGCGACTGCCTGACCCCGAAGGGCTTCACCTTCATGCGGGTGCGGCTGGCCGAGGGCGTGTACGTCGACTTCTACAACGCGCACACCAATGCCGGGACGAACGACGGCGACGAGGCGTCGCGCGCGTCGAACCTGGCGCAGCTGACCGCGTTCATCCGCTCCCACTCGGCGGGCAACGCGGTGGTCGTCATGGGCGACACCAACACGCGCTACACCCGCGCGGCCGACACGATCGCCGGGTTCGCCTCGGACAACGGCCTCACCGACGCGTGGGTGAAGCTCGTGCGCGGCGGGGTCGCCCCCGCGCCCGGCAGCCCGGCGCTGGTGTGCGAACCGGTGGTCACCAACGACTGCGAGGTCGTCGACAAGGTCCTCTACCGCAGCAGCAAGCTCGTTTCGCTCAACGCGACCTCCTACAACAACGAGCACGCGAAGTTCCTCGACGGCGACGGCAAGATGCTGTCCGACCACGACCCGATCACCGTGCGGTTCGACTGGACGCGCAACCCGGCGCTGCGGCTGTCGGACCAGTACGGCGGCCCGCACGGCGACTACTTCACCGACGTCGCCGCGGTGCCCGCGGGCGCCCGGGTGCGGACGCTCTCGCTGCGCAGCGGCTCCCGCGTCGACCAGCTCGGGGTGACCCTGGAGAACGGCACCACCCTGACCCACGGCGGCACGGGCGGCACGGCGGCGTCGCTCACGCTCGGCACCGGCGAGTACGTCACGACGGCGACCCTGTGCCAGGGCAAGTACAGCAACACGACCCGGATCTTCTCGGCCCGGTTCACCACCAACCTCGGCCACGTCCTCGCCGGCGGCTCGGCGACCGGCGACTGCGTCACCCGCACGGCCCCGGACGGCTGGCAGATCGCCGGCTTCCACGGCCGCACCGGCGACGAGGTCGACAAGGTCGGCTTCGTCTACACGCAGCGGTAGTCGCCTGCGGCAGCTCGCCTTGCCCCGCCGTCCGGCCGCGAGACCGGACGGCGGGGCAAGGAGCTGTTGAACAGTTCTTCGGCCTCCGCCATCGTGGGCCGGGCCGCCGGGTTGGGGTGCAACAGCCGGAGCACGGCCTCGGCGACCGGGTGGTGCGGCGGCGTGTGCTCGGCGCCGGGTCGTCCCTGCAGCGCGGCGTAGAGGGTCGCGCCGAGGGAGTACACCTCCGCCGGGAAGTCGGGGAAGCCCCCGTCGAGCACCTCGGGGGCGTGGTAGGCGCGCGAGCCGGTCGCCCCGGCCACGATCCCGGCGTGTCCGTCGGCGGAGATGACGATGTGGTCCGGGTCGACGGCGGCGTGCAGGACGCCTTCGTCGTGCGCGGCCGCCAGCACCGCGGCCAGCTGGGCGCCGAACCGCGCGACGAGACCGGGGGCCAGCGTGCCGTGCTCGTCGAGCAGCTCGGTCAGCGTCCGTGCCCCCGGGTACTCGAGCACCAGGTAGGTGGTGCTGTCCTCGTCGACGACGTCACAGATGGCCGCCCGCGGCGCGGGGATGGCGGGCGCCGCGGGCGGCTCGTCGAACAACGGTTTGACGGCGACGATCCGGTCCAGCCGTTCGTCCTGGGCGTGCCAGACCACCGTGCCCGGCCCGGCCGGGCCGAGCAGGCGGTACCGATCACCGATCAGTGTCCCTTCGCGCGCCACGTGCCGTCCCTCCGTCGTCCACCGTCCTACTGGGGGATACGGCCGGAAAGCGCATCCGGTTCGCTTGATCGACACGATTTCCCCCGGCCGGGTGGGCCCGGCCCCCGGCGCGCCAAGGTGGCCTTCGGTGCGTTCCACACACCGAAGGCCACCTTGGGATCCTTGCCGTCCGGACGCCTACCTGACCGGCCGGACGCTTCCGAGCGTCGGCACCACCTTGGCGATCGTGCCGTCCGCGGCGAACCGCAGCCGGTCGATGGTCACTTCGCGGTGGGTGCCGTCGCCGCCCGGGATGGCGAAACGGTGGTAGGCGATGTACCAGTCGTCCGTTCCCGGCCCCTGGACGATGCTGTGGTGTCCGGTGCCGAGGATGCCGAGCGAGGGGTCCTTCTCCAGGATCACGCCCCGGTTGACCAGCCCGGCGCCCAGCGGGCTCGTCGCCGTCGCGTAGCCGACGCGGTAGTTCTCGCTGCCCGTGTCGTCGATGGACCACGTCAGGTGGTACGTGCCCGCGCGCTTGGTCATGAACAGCCCCTCGCGGAAGCCGTCGAGGCCGGTCAAGCGGGTGATCTTCGCCGGGTCGTAGGAGACCAGGTCGGCGTTCAGCGGCACGACGTAGGCGTTGCCGTTGCCCCAGTACAGGTAGGTCTGCCCGTCGTCGTCGGTGAACACCGCCGGGTCGATCGCCTGGCCGCCGGCCGGGTTCGCCGCGATCAGCGGCTTGCCCAGCGCGTCGGTGAACGGGCCGGTGGGGGAGTCCGACACCGCGACGCCGATCTTGGCGTCCGCGCAGAAGTAGAAGTAGTACTTCCCGTTCTTCTGCGTGATGGTCGGCGCCCACGCGCGGCTGTCCGCCCAGGACACGTCCGGGCCGAGGTCGAGGATCTTCGGGTGCCGCGTCCAGGTGACGAGGTCCTTGCTCGACCACGCGTCGAACGTCGTGCCCGACCAGCCGGGGTAGCCGTCGGTGGTGGCGTAGATGTAGTAGGTGTCGCCGAAGCGGACGATGTTCGGGTCCGCGTTGAAGCCGGGCAGCACCGGGCTGTTCATCACCACCGCGCTGACCGTCCACGTCCGCCTCTGCCAGCCGGCGCCGACGACCGAATAGCCCACCGGGCCGGTGAAGTCCTGCCGCGAACCGTTGTGGGGGAACACCTGCGTGCCGTCGGCCACCTGCAGCACCGGCGCGAGGCGCCGCACGTCCGTGCCCGGCTTCACCGGCAGGACGATCGTGCCCTTCGCGCTGTCGACGATCGCGGGCACCTTGAGCGAGTCGAGGGTCACCGACCCGACGGCCGTCTCGTTGCCCGGCGCGCCGAGCACCTCCTTGGCCGTCAAACCGCGATCCCACACGGTGAACCGGCGCATCTTGCCCTGGAAGTACTTGTCGGCACCGTAGGCCGACCGGCCGAGGTAGTTCGACGTCGTGAGGCCCGCGCCGAGGTCACCGGGTTTCGCCGTGACACCGTCCACATGCGCCACTTCGACGCCGTTGTCGTAGAGCCGCGCCGTCCCGTTCGCCAGCGTGTACGTCAGGGTGTGCCAGGCGCCGCGGGTCAGCGCCCGCTTGCTGTCGGTGTTCTGTTCGGTCGACCAGTTGCCGGGCGCGATCGCGGCCCGGTAGGTGTCCCCGGTCGCGAAGAGGTAGCCGTCGCCGGTGTTGTCGGTGCTGTTGCCGAGGTTCCAGAGGAAGTACGGCGTCTGCTGAGCGGGGTCGACCCACACCTGCGCCGACACCGTGATCCCGCTCAGGCCGCTCATCAGGTTGTTCGGCAAGGCGACGTAGCCGTCCTTGCCCGCGAAGGAAAGCCCGTCCGCCGAGCGCGTGACGCCGCCGTGCATCGTGGCGTTCCGCCCGTTCCCGGAGACATCGGTGACGGTGTCGCCGCGGCCCGCCGCCGTGAGGTCGTAGTCGGCGACGACCCCCTTCTTGTCGGCCGTCACCGGCGGCGGCCCCTGCCGCAGCCGGGCGAGCTCGGCCTTCGTCACCGGCAGCACCGTGCCGTGGCGCGGGCTCTTCGGGAGCTGGTACTCGGCCGGGATCGTCCAGTTCGGCTTCGCCAGCGAATCGGTGACGAACGGGACGTAACCGCGTCGGGGCGTCTCGTCCATGAAGGCGTAGAACTTGCTGCCGTCGTTGGACTTGAACGCCGTCGGGCCTTCCACCCAGTCGGTGCCGAGCTTCGTGCGGATGCAGTCGTCCACGAGCTGCCAGTTGCGCGGCTTGGTCGTCGGCAGGTCCACCGCGCGCAGGTTCTTCGACCGTTCGAGCACGATGTCGCGCTCGCAGGAGCCGATGACCTTGCCGTCGGTGGTCAGCCGGTAGTAGTAGTCGCCGTCCTTGATGACGGTGGAGTCGATGACCCCGGCACCGGGGTCGTTCCATACCTGGGGCTTGCTGAACGTCCGGAAGTCGCGGGTGGTCGCGTACATCATCCGCGGGTACGTCGGGCCGGTGTGGCCGACGTCCGTGGGGGCGTAGGGGCTGGTGGCCCAGTAGACGACGTAGGCGCCGATCGAGGGGTCGTAGGTCGCCTCCGGCGCCCACGTCATGCCGGCCGTGTCGTCGGAGACCCGGACGTGGCGCTGGTTCGACCAGGTCACCAGGTCGGTCGACTCCCAGATCTCCAGGTACTGGCTGCCGTGGCGCTGTGCCTGGTCCCAGCCGCGGCCGTCGTTGATCTGCAGGTCGGTGGCGACGATGTAGAACCGGTCGCCCTCCGGGCTGCGGACGATGAACGGGTCGCGCACGCCGGTCTCACCGTAGTTCGAGCGCAGGACGGGCCGGCCGCCGTTGAGCTCGTCCCAGTGCAGCGGGTCGTTCCCGCGGCTGGCCGCGAAGTGGATCTGCTCGGTGTCCTGGGTCGCCTCACCGGTGAAGTAGGCGAACATGTAACCCTCGAGCGCTTCCTTCTTCGGCAGCGGCAGGACGGTCACGGTGAAGGAGCGTTCCGCGGTCGCGTGACCCTTCGTCGCGCGGACGGTGAGCCGCGCCTTGGCCGGCCGGGCACCGGCCGCGGGCCGGGTCACCTCGCCGGTGGCGGTGACGACGCGGGGGTCCTGGCTGCACCAGGTCAGCGTGACGTCGCGGGCGCCCTTGACCGGCAGGGTGATGTTGCCGCGGATCGCGTCCTGGTCGGGGAGGACGATGTCCCCGAGCGCGTTGTCGACCTTCTGCCGGTCGGTGATGTCCTGCAGCACCGTGACGGTGAAGGAGCGGCTCACGCTCTGGCCGGCGTAGGAGACAGCCGCCGTCAGGGTCACCTTCGCGTTGCCGGCGCCGGGCGCGGGCCGCGTCACCACACCCGTCGCCGACACCACCGCCGGGTTGCCCGACGACCAGGTGATCGCCGAGCCGCCGGCGCCCGTCCTGGGCAGGGTGAGGTTGTCGGTGACGGCGGAGGTGTCGCCGAGGTCGAGGGCAGCCGCGTCGGCCGTCGCGCGCCCGGCGGCGGTGCGCTCGCCGAGGGCGCGGGCTTCGTCGGCGGTCACCGCGCGGTCGTAGACGCGGAAGTCGCGGACGCTGCCCTTGAGGTACTTGTCGCCGTCGTAGACCGAGCGGCCCAGGTAGTCGGCGGTGGTGGTGCCGCCGCCGATCGAGCCGGGCGTGATCGTGATGCCGGTCTTGCGGGCGGCTTCGATCCCGTCTTCGTACAGGACCGCGGTCCCGCCGCTGAGGGTGTAGGTGATCGTGCGCCAGCTGCCGCGTGAGAGGTTGCGTCCCGCGTCGGCGGTCTGTTCGGTGGACCAGTTGCCGGAAGCGATCGAGGCGCGGTAGGAGTCGCCCGTGGTGAACAGGTAGCCGTTCCCGGTGCCGCCCGTCGTGTTGCCGAGGCCCCACAGGAAATACGGCGTGCCCTGGTCGGCGGCGATGTTGACCTGAACCGAAACCGTGATGTCCGTGAGACCTCGCATGAGGTTGTCCGGCAGCCGGACATGCCCGTTGGTGCCGCCCAGGCGCAGGCCTTCGTCGCCCTGCCACGTCGTGTCGCCGCTGACGCTGGCGTTGCGGCCGTGGCCGGAAGCGTCGGGCACGGTCGTGCCGGAGCCGCCGGTGAGGTCGTAGCGCACGACCAGGCCGTCGTCCAGCGTTGCCGCATGGCCGGAAGTGGCCCAGACGGTGGTGGAAGCCGCGGCCACGGCCAGCGTGGCGAGGACCGCGGTCAGCGGGCGGGACCGCCGGAAGAACTTCGGCGACGACGTCGTCGCCGAGAGTCGAACGGGCATACCGGTTCTCCAGGAGGTGGGCGCCGACGGCGCGGGAAAAGGGTGATGCGGCTGATTCCGGGACCTGGGAATGGTCGCCGAGCGCGGAGTGAGCGCTAACATAGCTGCCGATCCCCGCGGGGTCAATTGGCTGTTTTGCCTGGTGGTGTCCCGCGTCCCGACGATCGGCCCCTTGACACCCTGTGGCGCGCGTCACCTACACTACGACCACTTGTTAGCGCTAACAATCCTGTTTGTTGCCCGGTACTCGACGACGAGATGGGTGGACGATGATCAGTCGACGTGGACTGATGGCGGGTGCGGCGGCAGCCGCGGTCGCCGGCGTGCTCGGCAGCAGGGCCGCGGCCCGGGCCCAAGCCGCCTCCGGCGGGTACGTCATGGCGTACTTCACCGAGTCGCCGTCGATGACGGGCGCCGACTACGGGCTGCACCTGGCGGTCAGCGCGGACGGCCTCGA
Protein-coding sequences here:
- a CDS encoding glycoside hydrolase family 38 C-terminal domain-containing protein is translated as MRITAVRGTDLFAGSAAAARQVVRVTLTGPRAPVRVRVEGKRVSTPDPVTADVHPDGVTVEVGVVFQAPEGSEHRVTVVAESAGQRVTAEADLVVAETGWTMWMVSHFHYDPVWWNTQAGFTDTWLDLPLAQEKRMTFQRSAFDLVRAHLEAARDDEDYRFVLAEVDYLKPHWDAFPGDRHDLRRFLRDGRIELVGGNYNEANTNLTHPESTIRNAVYGVGYQRDVLGGDPRSAWMLDVFGHDPAYPGLMADAGLESSAWARGPWHHVGAKRHTGDIGRMQFPSEFEWISPSGRGLLTAYMADHYVAGWGIERQDTLEDAMEEAYRQFSTLRQVAATRNVLLPVGHDHNIPSRFCTEIHRAWNARYVWPRFVVGLPRDFFAAVRADAAARGTPISVQTRDMNPVYTGKDVSYIDTKQAQRAAEVAVLDGERAATLAALLGARYPHEALDKVWRQLVYGAHHDAITGTESDQVYLDLLTGWREAAERGGEVLDGAIAELAGHADTTGDGEAVFVLNTLSWIRDAITTVTVHRDPGGAGARVVDPDGRPVPAVTDAVVRHPDGSLAEITLTFLATAVPALGYRVYRILDAATVPPGWTVRPGPPSIENDVFAVEADPARGGALERVRDRRSGRELLREGGLAAGLVVQDEHAEHPVWGEGPWHLLPKGPGHGPGAADVVVETSPLGERLVATTALDDLRITQRTTLWRGVSRVDVRTEVDGSLGQDRLLRARFDFAVPGALPVAEVGFGAIGRSFGFPDVDAAEHLWTLDSPAHTWAGLSATARVTLTRDDGTRSTHAIGVAEVVEPLTSGLEVRALVAALAAKGVTATCTRPGGPRYGALDADSNLPDVRIVAGADNPFAAEVLASAEPGYRETLERHGRVFVPATRTRREAWVPDADLRGPRDLPVVIIGDVKAAIAELRADAALDVRVPDGLAGTAEPADSYSVAVVNHGTPGFVVDPGGTLHLSLMRSCSGWPSGVWIDGERRTAPDGSSFAWQHWTHTFDFAIVAGGGDWRAAGFPRGAQEAVHPLQARQVSATEGALPPTLSLISVGPAEVVLTAAKPAGNPLASGSVIPPADAITLRVYESTGSAATASIALHGGIRAAWRTDLLEERGEPVDVDDGRARVELGAADVATLRLEPATRMGTGREIATEPVQPIHTRYWLHNEGPAPIGNLPVSVHVAPTRLTLDDGRARLDVTVSCSGRPARGRAELELPLGWRTEPVPDLGYDLEPGEHAKTTVEVRGPDTPGRYLLAARITDDHGQILEDTAEILIGAPPPHDDLVDVELPPGPIIVGPGGGAELPVSLTNLAQSEIRGGVAAISPFGTWAGELAIGPRAQPFRLEAGASITTAITVRAGHTARRGAHWWVLVRVTAHGRLVYSPAVEVRIE
- a CDS encoding phosphatase PAP2 family protein is translated as MSLAPLDRRTFLRWSALVPAVAAVPAVLGVPAWAEETTAFVDTYRTNVPANHTPETNAAVRILSGMQRIWRTGSTWDSGVVLDAAVLRANVRHCVAVTRHRTDAEAERAFVYDRQHQSYAAIGGLGPLADLYRSGAKAVTGITTAPDGTPPAKIDDAVPPNAPAGSALGAGSHDSELGLVATLVDTVRGNFASGNPSKAAYQYPRPWRLTADSRVEDTGRTDALGFPVYRSDVVVAPQLLRQRSTNPADDGGFPSGHTNAFHLACLALAYAVPERFQELVARAYDLADTRIVAGMHSPVDVIGGRTLATALTAATLADPENAALKTAAREQALKYFTAKTGTTADTLFARAHTGADEYGDRRANAAMVARRATYGLPDRDTRVAMRVPKGAEVLLETRLPYLDAAQRREVLRTTAFPAGNPLLDGPELWGRLNLFAAADGYGAFDTGVRVTMDATRGGFAADDSWRNDIGGAGGLVKAGTGTLTLAGANSYRGGTRVEAGTLVAATPGALGTGDVELAGGVLRASGLRAGGYHQTGGTLSVAAGAALLVRGEATLERGALELRVTGSCPAHEVDVLCARRLRGRFSAIRVDRPGYRVVPRYTSTGLSVRILREFS
- a CDS encoding jacalin-like lectin, which translates into the protein MKKRLAVLALAAAVSTVVSPAAAHAADGGGSFSVLSYNVAGLPESISSAPTPRDPATTAIGQRIAPYDVVHVEEDFNYHAKLYAADNHPYRTPTSGGAGFGSGLNTLSTLPYDGDDFERVRWTSCQVDSGDCLTPKGFTFMRVRLAEGVYVDFYNAHTNAGTNDGDEASRASNLAQLTAFIRSHSAGNAVVVMGDTNTRYTRAADTIAGFASDNGLTDAWVKLVRGGVAPAPGSPALVCEPVVTNDCEVVDKVLYRSSKLVSLNATSYNNEHAKFLDGDGKMLSDHDPITVRFDWTRNPALRLSDQYGGPHGDYFTDVAAVPAGARVRTLSLRSGSRVDQLGVTLENGTTLTHGGTGGTAASLTLGTGEYVTTATLCQGKYSNTTRIFSARFTTNLGHVLAGGSATGDCVTRTAPDGWQIAGFHGRTGDEVDKVGFVYTQR
- a CDS encoding serine/threonine protein kinase gives rise to the protein MAREGTLIGDRYRLLGPAGPGTVVWHAQDERLDRIVAVKPLFDEPPAAPAIPAPRAAICDVVDEDSTTYLVLEYPGARTLTELLDEHGTLAPGLVARFGAQLAAVLAAAHDEGVLHAAVDPDHIVISADGHAGIVAGATGSRAYHAPEVLDGGFPDFPAEVYSLGATLYAALQGRPGAEHTPPHHPVAEAVLRLLHPNPAARPTMAEAEELFNSSLPRRPVSRPDGGARRAAAGDYRCV
- a CDS encoding family 43 glycosylhydrolase, coding for MPVRLSATTSSPKFFRRSRPLTAVLATLAVAAASTTVWATSGHAATLDDGLVVRYDLTGGSGTTVPDASGHGRNASVSGDTTWQGDEGLRLGGTNGHVRLPDNLMRGLTDITVSVQVNIAADQGTPYFLWGLGNTTGGTGNGYLFTTGDSYRASIASGNWSTEQTADAGRNLSRGSWRTITYTLSGGTAVLYEDGIEAARKTGITITPGSIGGGTTTADYLGRSVYDGDKYLKGSVRDFRVYDRAVTADEARALGERTAAGRATADAAALDLGDTSAVTDNLTLPRTGAGGSAITWSSGNPAVVSATGVVTRPAPGAGNAKVTLTAAVSYAGQSVSRSFTVTVLQDITDRQKVDNALGDIVLPDQDAIRGNITLPVKGARDVTLTWCSQDPRVVTATGEVTRPAAGARPAKARLTVRATKGHATAERSFTVTVLPLPKKEALEGYMFAYFTGEATQDTEQIHFAASRGNDPLHWDELNGGRPVLRSNYGETGVRDPFIVRSPEGDRFYIVATDLQINDGRGWDQAQRHGSQYLEIWESTDLVTWSNQRHVRVSDDTAGMTWAPEATYDPSIGAYVVYWATSPYAPTDVGHTGPTYPRMMYATTRDFRTFSKPQVWNDPGAGVIDSTVIKDGDYYYRLTTDGKVIGSCERDIVLERSKNLRAVDLPTTKPRNWQLVDDCIRTKLGTDWVEGPTAFKSNDGSKFYAFMDETPRRGYVPFVTDSLAKPNWTIPAEYQLPKSPRHGTVLPVTKAELARLRQGPPPVTADKKGVVADYDLTAAGRGDTVTDVSGNGRNATMHGGVTRSADGLSFAGKDGYVALPNNLMSGLSGITVSAQVWVDPAQQTPYFLWNLGNSTDNTGDGYLFATGDTYRAAIAPGNWSTEQNTDSKRALTRGAWHTLTYTLANGTARLYDNGVEVAHVDGVTAKPGDLGAGLTTSNYLGRSAYGADKYFQGKMRRFTVWDRGLTAKEVLGAPGNETAVGSVTLDSLKVPAIVDSAKGTIVLPVKPGTDVRRLAPVLQVADGTQVFPHNGSRQDFTGPVGYSVVGAGWQRRTWTVSAVVMNSPVLPGFNADPNIVRFGDTYYIYATTDGYPGWSGTTFDAWSSKDLVTWTRHPKILDLGPDVSWADSRAWAPTITQKNGKYYFYFCADAKIGVAVSDSPTGPFTDALGKPLIAANPAGGQAIDPAVFTDDDGQTYLYWGNGNAYVVPLNADLVSYDPAKITRLTGLDGFREGLFMTKRAGTYHLTWSIDDTGSENYRVGYATATSPLGAGLVNRGVILEKDPSLGILGTGHHSIVQGPGTDDWYIAYHRFAIPGGDGTHREVTIDRLRFAADGTIAKVVPTLGSVRPVR